The sequence below is a genomic window from Cohaesibacter gelatinilyticus.
CAGCAATTTGGTTTCAACTTCCGCCCGGTTCGGTAACACTTGTAACATTCTTAACATTAAAAGTGCCAAAGCGTAGAATTGTTAACCGCCAAATGCTCGCAGGAACAGCAAGGATGAAGCTAGGGTCAAGGCGCATAATTTCTTGATCGGGAGGATCATATGAAAAACAAGATGTTGCTTGGTGTCGCCACCTTGACCCTCGGCCTGTATGCTGGCAGCGCGCTTGCGGCTGGCAAACTCAGCGTCGTCTGCTCCAACGAGCAGGATTGGTGCGATCTGATGGCCAATAATTTCGAAGAGGCAACTGGCATTGATGTCTCCATGGTGCGCAAATCAACAGGAGAAACCCTTGCTCAGGTTCGCGCCGAAGCGGGCAATCCAAAGATTGATGTCTGGTGGGGAGGTACCGGCGATCCGCACCTCATCGCCGCAGCCGAAGATCTGACGCAGCCATCTGGCCTGGAGCCACAAGATCTGCTGGGCTGGGCCATGAACATGGCTGACATTTCCGGTGGCAAGACCATCGGCATTCATGCTGGTGCATTGGGCATCGCTTACAATGCAGACGTCCTGAAGAAAAAAGGCGTCAAACCACCTGCATGCTGGCACGATCTGAAAGACGCAGCTTATAAAGGCGAAATTCAGGTGGCCAACCCGAACAGCTCCGGCACCGCCTATACGGAACTGGCAACTCTGGTGCAGCTCTTTGGTGAAGATGATGCCTTCAAGCTGCTGGCTGATATCGGCGAAAATGTGAACCAATATACCAAGTCCGGTTCTGCTCCGTCCAAGGCGGCAGCCCGTGGCGAAACCGGCATCTCCATCGGCTTCATGCATGACATGGTCAAGCTGGCCAAGGCTGGTTTCCCTTTGAAAATCGTCTCTCCTTGCGAAGGCACCGGCTATGAAGTGGGCGGCGTCAGCATCATCAAGGGTGCACGCAATGTCGATGCCGCCAAGAAGTGGGTGGAATTCGTGCTCAGTGCTGAAGCCCAGTCTCGCGGCCCGGAGGTGGGTGTTTATAACGTACCATCCAACAGCAAGGCGACCGTTCCTCCAGAATCTCCAGCTTTGGAGACCATCAAGCTGATCGACTATGACTTTGCCACCTATGGCGCATCCGAAACCCGAAAGCGTCTCTTGAAGCGTTGGGACAAGGACGTGAAGCCGCAAGGCTAAGTCAAGCTGATCCAATAAACCTCCAGCTATTGATACGCAAAGTTCAGGGCGCCATTCGTGACGCCCTGAACAGATAATGCGCCCGAAAAGCTCGATAAAGAGGAAGAGAAACATGTCACGCACAAGCGGCCTTTGGCTGATTGTGGGACTGATCGGCTATTGCCTGTTCCCATGGTACAGTTTGGACGATCCCTTTTGGTCCTTTGACTGGATCGGCATCTATCCCGATGCCGATACCGCTCCAGCCCTTTTGCAGGTTGCCACTTATGGCAAGCTCTATCTTCTGCCGCCTTTGATCGCCTTTGGCTTGATCGGCGCGCTGCTATTTACCTCTCTCAATGTGGTGAGCAAAGCCCGTGCCATGGGTGCTATTGCCCTGGCCGGGCTGTTGCTTACCGCGATACAGGGCTTGTCCGTTGTGCGCGCCGGACCAAGAGCATTCTCTGCTATTTTAGAACCTCTTGGCGGTGCATCAGGTCAGGTCGGATTTGGTGCCGGTGCGATGATAGCACTCTTGGCGCTTCTCTTCATCCTGACCACTTGCATCTCATCCATGGGCAAGGGACGAGGCGATGCTTTCATCGTCGGCCTGATCGGCCTGATCATCACCCTCGTCGGCATCTTTGTCTTCTTTCCCGTTCTGCATATCCTCATTCGCGCATTCGAGATGGAAGGCGGCGGCTTCTCCATTGCGGAATTCGGCCCACGCTTTTTTGATAGCAAGATCTGGGGTCTTGGCTGCCTTGCTGGCGGTTCCTGTGGTTCGGCCATCAATTCGGTCCTGCTGGGCATTGCCACGGGCGCAGGCACAACCCTGCTGGGATTGGCCTTTGCACTGATCTTCACCCGCACCGACTTCAAGGCCAAGAAGCTGCTGCGGGTGCTGACCATCATTCCGATCATCACCCCGCCTTTCGTGATTGGTCTGGCTCTGATCCTTCTGTTCGGCCGAACAGGCACCCTCACCCAATTCATGGCCGATATGCTAAATATCGAACCTGCTCGCTGGATTTATGGCTTTGGCGGCATCTATCTGGCCCAGCTTCTCTCTTTTACACCCATCGCCTTTTTGGTATTGATCGGCGTGGTAGAGGGCATCAGCCCCTCCATGGAAGAAGCGTCCCAAACGCTGAATGCCAATCGCTGGCATACCTTCCGCTATGTCTCGCTGCCTTTGATGCGTCCCGGTCTTGCCAATGCCTTTCTTCTTGGATTCATCGAATCCATTGCCGACTTTGGCAACCCCTTGGTGCTGGGCGGCAACTTCAATGTGCTTTCCACCGAGATCTATTTCGCCATCGTCGGCGCCGTTGCGGACCCGGCCAAGGCCGCCATTCTGGCCATTGCCCTTCTCACACTCACCCTGTCGGCCTTTCTGGTTCAGCGCACCTGGCTTGGCAAGAAATCCTACGCCACAGTCACCGGAAAAGCCGATTCCGGCCGTCATGCTGCGCTTAGCAAAGGCCTGAAATGGACCTGTTATGCCACCGCTCTGCCATGGGCTTTGTTCACGGCGATCGTCTATTCCATGATTGTCTTTGGCAGCTTCGTGAAATTGTGGGGTTATGATCACAGCTTCACTCTGCATCATTATCTGCGTGGATTCGCCATCAGCTTCACCAATGGCATTCGCTTCAGCGGTGTGGCATGGGATAGCTATTTCACCACCCTGACCATCTCGACCATCGCCGCACCTTTGACGGCTCTGGTTGGCCTGGCCACGGCCTATCTTCTGGTACGGCAGAAATTTGCAGGCAAAAGCGCCTTTGAATTCAGCACCATGCTCAGCTTTGCCATTCCCGGCACGGTGATCGGCGTTAGTTATATCATGGCCTTCAATTTCCCGCCCATCGAGCTGACAGGCACCAGCATCATCCTGATCATCGTCTTTGTCTTTCGCAACATGCCGGTGGGCGTGCGTGGTGGCATCGCGGCCATGTCACAGCTGGACAAAAGTCTGGATGAGGCCTCCATCACCCTTGGGGCCAACAGTTTCACCACTGTCAAACGAGTGATCGCACCTTTGCTTGGCCCGGCCATTCTGGCAGCACTCACCTACAGCTTCGTGCGGGCCATTACCTCGGTCAGTGCGGTAATCTTCCTGGTCAGTGCCGATCATAACATGGCGACATCCTTCATCGTTGGCCGCGTTGAAAATGGCGAATTCGGTCTGGCTATCGCTTATTCGGCTGTCCTCATCGTCACAATGCTCGTCGCAATCCTGTTGCTACAACTCGCCATCGGCAGACGTAAATTGCGCCGCTCCGACCGCGTCGAAGCCGCTGTTTAACAGCAGATTTCTGGAGATAATCATGGAACAGTTTAAAAAAGGCTCCGTCCATTTCAAAGGTGTGGTCAAAAAATATGGCAGTGTAACCGCACTGAAGAAACTCGATCTCGCCATTGATCCCGGCCAATTGGTCACCCTGCTTGGTCCCAGTGGTTGCGGTAAAACCACAACCTTGCGCCTGATTGCCGGGCTGGAAAGCGCCACAAACGGCAAGATCATCATCGGCGGTGAGGATGTCACCCATCTCTCCGCCACCTATCGCAAGGTCTCGATGGTCTTTCAATCCTATGCGCTCTTCCCGCATATGAGCGTCGCAGAGAATGTCGCCTATGGCCTGACTGTTCAATCCATGCCCAAAAGACAAGCCATGGAAAAGGCAGAGCAAGGGCTGGAGATGGTGGGCCTTACAGGCTTTGGCTCGCGCCTTCCCAGCGAATTGTCCGGCGGTCAGCAACAGCGTGTTGCCGTGGCCCGCGCCGTGGTACTGGAGCCAGAGGTCCTCTTGCTGGATGAGCCACTCTCCAATCTGGACGCCAAATTGCGCCGTCATGTGCGCGAGAAAATCCGCCAGATCCAGCAGGAGCTGAAACTCACCGCCGTCTATGTGACCCATGATCAGGAAGAAGCCATGGCCGTCTCTGATCGCATCATTGTCATGAAGAATTCCGAGATTGCCCAGGAAGGCACGCCGCATGATCTCTATGAGCGGCCCAATTCCGCCTTCATTGCCGACTTCATCGGCGATTCCAACCTGATCGATTGCGATATTGTCAGCTCCAATGAAGATGGTACGAACATCCAACTGGGCGATAAACAGCTCCGCATTGCCAGCCAGACGGAGCTGAGCGGTCGGGCAAAAGCTGTTCTGCGTCCTCATCATGTCAGCTTGCGCCCGGCAAATAGGGATGCTGCCTTTATCGGCGAGGTCAGCTATGCCGCTTATCTTGGCAATGAGATCCAATATAGCGTGCAGAGCGATCTCGGCGAATTATTCGTCATTGCCCAAGCAACGGCACAGCCAATCAGCGTCGGACAATCCGTCGGCATTGATATGCCGACCGATAAAATGCGCCTCGTACCAATGGATTGACGGAACAGACAAAGCAGATGGATAACAACATCACATTCAACCATTACAAGGCCGCTATTTTTGATCTGGACGGAACCCTCATTCATTCCGAACATGTCTGGGAAGCGGCCAAGGTCGAGGTGCTGGGACGATATGGCATCACCCCGACCAAAGATCTGCTGGATGCCTTCGTCGGTCGTGGTTTGGCAGACTTCTTTACCGCTCTGCCGGAGGCCCCACTGCCCAAGGAGATAAAAACAGACATCGCCAATCAGATCGGAGCTTACGCCGATATCCATCTGCCCAGATTGCGCACGCCGGTGGAAGGTGCATCTGAGCTTTTGAAAAGCCTGCATCGCGAGGGCCTTCACATTGCCATCTGCTCCTCCTCCCCACGCCGTTATATCGAAAGCGCCATGGCGGATCTGAAAATCGAGAACTATGTGAAGGCCGTCATTTCCGGGGCAGAATTACCGAGAGGCAAGCCCGATCCCCTGCCCTTTGCCACCACATTGCAAGCTTTGGACATTGCCCCCCATGAGGCTTGCGCTTTTGAGGATTCCCTGCCCGGCGCCAGATCGGCCCATGACGCTGGCATGCCCGTCTTCGCCGTCGGCGAAGGCTGTACCGGCCCTGCCTTCAGCTTCTGCCACCACAGAACGGAGAGCTTTCTGGAGCTAACCAAGACAATCAGAGCATAGTTTCAGCCGGGCTCAATCGGGTTGGGGCCGTCATAGCTCCAACGATAGACCGGTGGGGTCGGGCCCTTGTTGCGACCTCCCTGCTGCATTTGCTCCCAGGCATGAGACATGGCCCCGACGGAGCGAGAAAGACAAAACAGACCCCGTGCCAGTGGTCCGGCAAAGCCCAGTTCTGCATAGATGACCGCCGTCGCCCCATCGATATTCATCGGCACCGGCTTGCCTTTGCGATCATTCAAGACCTTCTGGATCGCCCGCCCGATCTGAGCAAACTCACCGCTCACAAAGCCTTCACTTGCAGCCTCATCTACCAGCCCCAAGAGACGCGGCGCGCGGGGGTCTTCGGGCTTATGAAAGCGATGGCCAAAGCCGGGAATGAATTTGCTGCCTGTTGCCTGCCACTCATCAATCTTGCTGGCGGCTGCTTCCTCGATAGTCATGCCGTCGACAACAGCTGCACGAATGGAATGATAAAGCTCCACCGCTTGCTCCCCTGCCCCGCCATGCACATCGTCCAGCATATTCACCGCATTGGCCATGGCCCCGTTTAGCGACAGGCCGCAGGTCACCGCCATGCGAGCCGCAGCGATGGATGGCGCTTGCGGGCCATGATCCACCGCTGCCACCAAAGCACATTCCAGGAGCTTGGCTTGCGGGGCACCTGGCAAATCACCACGTGTCATCAACCAGATCATTTGCGCAAAGCTGGCATTGCCAATCAGCTCTTCAATCGGATGGCCCCGAAAGCGGATCTGACCCGGGGCCATATCAATGATGGATGTGGTCCACCAGTCAGAGACATCATTATTCTGACCGGGCACAACGGCCTTGCTCATATCACGCCCTCCTCTTGCAGAGCGGCAATCTTGCTTGGGGACAGGCCTAACTCTGCCCAGATCCTTTCATTATCCTGCCCCAGCAAAGGCGGCGGCGCGTCCACACTTGGCGCTTCTCCATCCAGCTTGATGCCCGTCGTCACCACCTCGATATCACGCCCGACGCCCGGCACATTTTCAAAGCTGGACAGAAAACCGCGCTCAGATATCTGCGGCTGCTTCAAAATTTCCGGCACGCTCAAAACGGCCCCGGCAGGCACCCCAATGGCATTCAGCTCCTTGGCCCAGCCTCGCGCCGAGCGAGTGGTGAGCACCTTTTCCAGCTCGGCTTTCAACGCCAGACGATTGCACTTTCTATCTTCTCGGGTCAAATAGTCTTTGTGGCTTTGCAAGGCGCTGAGCCCCAGATGATCGGAGAGCAAAACCCATTGCTCATCCTTGTTGGCCGCAATGTTCAAAAGCCCATCTTTGGCCGCAAAGGTACCAGAAGGTGCAGAGGTTGGGTTCTCATTGCCATTGGCGCTTGGCTCCACCCCGGCAATCAAATGGTTGGACACCACCCAGCCCATGGTCGCAAGCACGCTCTCCAGCATGGAAACATCCAGAAATGCGCCGCGTGGCCGCGCATTCAGCGCCGCCGCAATGGCAAAGGCCGCGGTCATGCCACCGACCGTATCCGCCACCGGATAACCAACGCGCAAGGGTGCGCTGTTCTCATCGCCAGTGATCGACATCACCCCCGATGCCCCTTGAATGATCTGATCATAGGCCGGGCGATGGATCCATGGCCCTTCCTGTCCAAAGCCGGAAATGGCGCAATAGATCAGATCGGGCTTGATCTCCTTCAACCGGTCATAGCCAACCCCAAGACGGGTCATCACACCGGGGCGAAAATTCTCGACCAGCACATCGGCACTTTCCACCAGCCGCCCGAACAGAGCTTTGCCTCGCTCAGATTTCAGATTGATCGTGACGCTTTTCTTGCCCGCATTCTGCGCCAGAAAAGACACGCCCATGCCAGCCTCATTCAGCTCGGCATCTGCCCCCAATTGCCGCGCCAAATCACCCCGTCCGGTTGCTTCAACCTTGATGACCTCTGCCCCCAAATGCACCAGCTGATGACAACAAAACGGCCCGGCCAGCACATTGGTCAGATCCAGCACCCGAATGCTCTCAAGCGGTTTGACCATGTTGCTTCTCCAAGGACATGCAATCGGCAGGGCGAACCATGCCGGGTGAAAGGATTTCCACAAATCGTTCTATTAAATAGAACGTAGTTGCCTTTATTAGAACGATATGCCATAAGAGGAGAAATTGTCAACCAGAACCAAACCACTGCACATGATCACTGAATCAAGGACAGCGCTTTCGTTCTTTATTTTGACGCGAATTCTTGTCCGAAAAGTCTGCAACTTTTCTTCGAATGCGCGGTAGGAGCAATCACGCATGTCTGAAAGCAAGGGCGTCGAGGCCGTGGAACGCGCGTTATCCATTCTGGATTGTTTTCGAACAGACAAGACCGAGCTCAGCCTGGCAGAAATCTCAAAGACAACAGGGCTTTACAAAAGCACCATCCTGCGTCTTGGCGTCTCATTGGAAAAATATGGATATGTGATCCGCAGCGAAGGCAGCCGTTTTCGCCTTGGCCCATCCGCATGGCATCTCGGGGCCATCTATCGCCAGGGATTTGATCTCAGCACCCTGTTGCGACCGGAGCTGAAGCGTTTGTCGGAAGCCACCTTTGAGACCGCATCCTATTATGTGCGCGAAGGCAATGCCCGCATCTGCCTGTTTCGCAGCGAACCCATCCGCGCCATTCGTCATTCCATCGATGAAGGACGCAGCATGCCACTGGAACTCGGCGCATCCGGCCGGGTGCTGCTGGCATTCTCAAACAACGAGGAAGAGGGGCAACGAGAGGTGCGCGAAAAAGGCTTTGCCCTTTCAATGGGCGAGCGGGACGAAGACGTCGCCGCCATGGCCGTGCCCATCCTCACTCCGTCAGGCCACCTGCTCGGCGCGCTGACTGTCTCCGGCCTCATCACGCGCTTCACCCCGGACAAACACGCACCGATCCTGACCGCCCTGAAAGCCAGCCAGCAACGCCTGATGAACCAGATTTCGGAATAAAGCCACCGATGACTGATGACGCCTAAGCATGAAGGCATTGAGAGAAGAAATGTGAGGATTACTTTTTGTTCCGCAACGCGCGTTTGACGATATAGGCTGTGGCATCGCTATCGCTTTGATCCAGCCAGTTGGCACAGAGAGCTTCGACCCAATCAGGCTGGGATTTATAGGCATCATTCAGCCAATTGGCGACTGAATCCTGCACATAGCGGGACGGATCGGCTTTCAATGGCTCAATCACGACCAGCCCCTCTTCAGGTGTGTCTTTCAAAAGCTTGATATGGTCAGGCTCAGCACCCATTAATTCTGCCCATTCTGTTTGCCGTGAAGTATTCATATAGATGAACCAATGACAAAAACAGGATGGTTCCCTTTTTGCGGTCATTGGTTCGATAGATGGGTACTTCATGGCAAACCCGAAGGGCGAGGCACTTTTGCCCATTGGCTGCGTCGGAAAATCTTGAAAATGGACCACATTGTCGCGGCTTTCCTCCTTGCCAATGAGCAAAATTGCTCTCGCAGAATGCGCTTAATTAGTGGGTGCTGAGCCTAAACCAAACCCCGCGCGGACGAAGGGCCTCAGACGCAAAACGGCGAAGATAGTCGGACGGATCAGAGGCCAACGGCGTAAATTTGGCAATGGCCGTTTTCGGATCCGCCACAATGCCCGGACGCAAGGAAAGCCAGGCCCATTCCCGCACACCAAAATGCGGATCATCGGCCAGTGGACGCATCAATTTGATCTTGTCAGCAAGGGAAATTGCCGGATCTTTTGCGATCAGATAAGCCGCCCAGCCACGGAGCAGGTCGGAAGGGTGAGACGACAGCCAATCGAGCTTGGTCATGCCAAAGCGATCAAAGATAATCTCTGCCGCTTTCGCCATGCGTTTGGTCACCCCGGCTTTGGGGTCGATTGCTTTCGCGTCCTCTGCCAGCTCGGGCATGGTCGCTGTCATGAGTGTCGCAAAATCAGTCGCAAGATTTTCCGAAAGAGTCGCCGCTTCAATCTCGCCGGCATTCAATTGCGCCAGAATATCGGCCGGGATATCCGCCACACGCGCCGCCCCTTTGCGCTGAACCTTGGCCATGCTGCTACTCCATCAAAGCTGTGGAACCGTTAATTCAAATGCAGGAACACTCTTGGCGAAGTCTTGCAGCCATTTGGCCAGAACGGGATGGCCCGCTTTCCAGCTGTCGCCAATCATGAAATCCAGATAGCCAAGCGCGCTTGCCATGAAAATCTGATCTGCACTTGGCAGAGGTGCGAAATCTGACGAGAGAGGAGTTTGTTCCAGATAGGCCAAAGCCCGCATGACCTTGCCCTCCTGCCGCTCAATCCATTGGACATTCTGACATGCGTCCTCATGATTGCGCTTTTCAACCGCCGCCGCGATGGTACAATCCATCAGGCCGGTTGCCAGCGCCATATTGGTCTGCCCCTGAAAGCGATCAGCCCCACGAAACAGATACTCGGACTTTCCCTGAAAAGCATAGAGATAGTCAACAACAACCCGGCTATCAAACAGCACAGTGCCATCTTCCAAGGTCAGGGTCGGCACCTTTCCCAAGGGGTTCTGCGAGAGCAAGGCATCATCAAACCCGCGATGGTTCACGGTCTGCATATCGACCTGAGTTTCAAGCTCCAGCGCGGCGACGGCAAGCCTTGCACTTCTGGCATAGGGAGAGGTCAAACTGATCAGCAGTTTCATCATGATGTTTTTAATCCGGGGACGTGAAGTGGGTCACAAAAAAGGTGGGATAAGCAGCCTCTTACGATTCTGATCGGCAAACAAGTCTTTCCCGGTTTCATCCAAACTCTTTGTGAAGTCGGATAACAAAGCATCACATGTACGTCAAAGCGCCAAAGGAGGCTAAATCTGTGCCTATTTATGGTCTATGACTATCGCCAAGATTGAATTCAGATCCCAAGACACACCAAACAAGAGGAACCCGACATGTTGCGCAGATTTATTGTCTATATTGCCCTGACCCTTGCCTCCATGGGCTTGATCTCCACTTCCGCTTGGGCGGCGAAAGACCCTGTTTATCAGAGCTTCCTTGGCACCGCGATTGATGGCACCGACCCGGTTTCCTACTTCACCGATGGTCGCCCGATTGCAGGTAAATCCAGCATCACACACAAATGGAATGGCGCGACATGGCGCTTCAAGAGCAAAGCAAACCGCGATCTCTTTGCGGCCAACCCAAAGAAATATGCCCCTCAATATGGAGGCTATTGCGCATGGGCCGTGTCCCAGGGCTATACCGCGTCGACCGACCCGGACGCCTGGACCATCGTCGATGGCAAGCTCTATCTCAACTACAGCAAATCCGTG
It includes:
- a CDS encoding ABC transporter substrate-binding protein, giving the protein MKNKMLLGVATLTLGLYAGSALAAGKLSVVCSNEQDWCDLMANNFEEATGIDVSMVRKSTGETLAQVRAEAGNPKIDVWWGGTGDPHLIAAAEDLTQPSGLEPQDLLGWAMNMADISGGKTIGIHAGALGIAYNADVLKKKGVKPPACWHDLKDAAYKGEIQVANPNSSGTAYTELATLVQLFGEDDAFKLLADIGENVNQYTKSGSAPSKAAARGETGISIGFMHDMVKLAKAGFPLKIVSPCEGTGYEVGGVSIIKGARNVDAAKKWVEFVLSAEAQSRGPEVGVYNVPSNSKATVPPESPALETIKLIDYDFATYGASETRKRLLKRWDKDVKPQG
- a CDS encoding ABC transporter permease, coding for MSRTSGLWLIVGLIGYCLFPWYSLDDPFWSFDWIGIYPDADTAPALLQVATYGKLYLLPPLIAFGLIGALLFTSLNVVSKARAMGAIALAGLLLTAIQGLSVVRAGPRAFSAILEPLGGASGQVGFGAGAMIALLALLFILTTCISSMGKGRGDAFIVGLIGLIITLVGIFVFFPVLHILIRAFEMEGGGFSIAEFGPRFFDSKIWGLGCLAGGSCGSAINSVLLGIATGAGTTLLGLAFALIFTRTDFKAKKLLRVLTIIPIITPPFVIGLALILLFGRTGTLTQFMADMLNIEPARWIYGFGGIYLAQLLSFTPIAFLVLIGVVEGISPSMEEASQTLNANRWHTFRYVSLPLMRPGLANAFLLGFIESIADFGNPLVLGGNFNVLSTEIYFAIVGAVADPAKAAILAIALLTLTLSAFLVQRTWLGKKSYATVTGKADSGRHAALSKGLKWTCYATALPWALFTAIVYSMIVFGSFVKLWGYDHSFTLHHYLRGFAISFTNGIRFSGVAWDSYFTTLTISTIAAPLTALVGLATAYLLVRQKFAGKSAFEFSTMLSFAIPGTVIGVSYIMAFNFPPIELTGTSIILIIVFVFRNMPVGVRGGIAAMSQLDKSLDEASITLGANSFTTVKRVIAPLLGPAILAALTYSFVRAITSVSAVIFLVSADHNMATSFIVGRVENGEFGLAIAYSAVLIVTMLVAILLLQLAIGRRKLRRSDRVEAAV
- a CDS encoding ABC transporter ATP-binding protein, giving the protein MEQFKKGSVHFKGVVKKYGSVTALKKLDLAIDPGQLVTLLGPSGCGKTTTLRLIAGLESATNGKIIIGGEDVTHLSATYRKVSMVFQSYALFPHMSVAENVAYGLTVQSMPKRQAMEKAEQGLEMVGLTGFGSRLPSELSGGQQQRVAVARAVVLEPEVLLLDEPLSNLDAKLRRHVREKIRQIQQELKLTAVYVTHDQEEAMAVSDRIIVMKNSEIAQEGTPHDLYERPNSAFIADFIGDSNLIDCDIVSSNEDGTNIQLGDKQLRIASQTELSGRAKAVLRPHHVSLRPANRDAAFIGEVSYAAYLGNEIQYSVQSDLGELFVIAQATAQPISVGQSVGIDMPTDKMRLVPMD
- a CDS encoding HAD family hydrolase, with amino-acid sequence MDNNITFNHYKAAIFDLDGTLIHSEHVWEAAKVEVLGRYGITPTKDLLDAFVGRGLADFFTALPEAPLPKEIKTDIANQIGAYADIHLPRLRTPVEGASELLKSLHREGLHIAICSSSPRRYIESAMADLKIENYVKAVISGAELPRGKPDPLPFATTLQALDIAPHEACAFEDSLPGARSAHDAGMPVFAVGEGCTGPAFSFCHHRTESFLELTKTIRA
- a CDS encoding citryl-CoA lyase; this translates as MSKAVVPGQNNDVSDWWTTSIIDMAPGQIRFRGHPIEELIGNASFAQMIWLMTRGDLPGAPQAKLLECALVAAVDHGPQAPSIAAARMAVTCGLSLNGAMANAVNMLDDVHGGAGEQAVELYHSIRAAVVDGMTIEEAAASKIDEWQATGSKFIPGFGHRFHKPEDPRAPRLLGLVDEAASEGFVSGEFAQIGRAIQKVLNDRKGKPVPMNIDGATAVIYAELGFAGPLARGLFCLSRSVGAMSHAWEQMQQGGRNKGPTPPVYRWSYDGPNPIEPG
- a CDS encoding CaiB/BaiF CoA transferase family protein — its product is MVKPLESIRVLDLTNVLAGPFCCHQLVHLGAEVIKVEATGRGDLARQLGADAELNEAGMGVSFLAQNAGKKSVTINLKSERGKALFGRLVESADVLVENFRPGVMTRLGVGYDRLKEIKPDLIYCAISGFGQEGPWIHRPAYDQIIQGASGVMSITGDENSAPLRVGYPVADTVGGMTAAFAIAAALNARPRGAFLDVSMLESVLATMGWVVSNHLIAGVEPSANGNENPTSAPSGTFAAKDGLLNIAANKDEQWVLLSDHLGLSALQSHKDYLTREDRKCNRLALKAELEKVLTTRSARGWAKELNAIGVPAGAVLSVPEILKQPQISERGFLSSFENVPGVGRDIEVVTTGIKLDGEAPSVDAPPPLLGQDNERIWAELGLSPSKIAALQEEGVI
- a CDS encoding IclR family transcriptional regulator, giving the protein MSESKGVEAVERALSILDCFRTDKTELSLAEISKTTGLYKSTILRLGVSLEKYGYVIRSEGSRFRLGPSAWHLGAIYRQGFDLSTLLRPELKRLSEATFETASYYVREGNARICLFRSEPIRAIRHSIDEGRSMPLELGASGRVLLAFSNNEEEGQREVREKGFALSMGERDEDVAAMAVPILTPSGHLLGALTVSGLITRFTPDKHAPILTALKASQQRLMNQISE
- a CDS encoding HEAT repeat domain-containing protein, with translation MAKVQRKGAARVADIPADILAQLNAGEIEAATLSENLATDFATLMTATMPELAEDAKAIDPKAGVTKRMAKAAEIIFDRFGMTKLDWLSSHPSDLLRGWAAYLIAKDPAISLADKIKLMRPLADDPHFGVREWAWLSLRPGIVADPKTAIAKFTPLASDPSDYLRRFASEALRPRGVWFRLSTH
- a CDS encoding glutathione S-transferase, with translation MMKLLISLTSPYARSARLAVAALELETQVDMQTVNHRGFDDALLSQNPLGKVPTLTLEDGTVLFDSRVVVDYLYAFQGKSEYLFRGADRFQGQTNMALATGLMDCTIAAAVEKRNHEDACQNVQWIERQEGKVMRALAYLEQTPLSSDFAPLPSADQIFMASALGYLDFMIGDSWKAGHPVLAKWLQDFAKSVPAFELTVPQL
- a CDS encoding YHS domain-containing (seleno)protein, translated to MLRRFIVYIALTLASMGLISTSAWAAKDPVYQSFLGTAIDGTDPVSYFTDGRPIAGKSSITHKWNGATWRFKSKANRDLFAANPKKYAPQYGGYCAWAVSQGYTASTDPDAWTIVDGKLYLNYSKSVRSQWEKDIPGNIKSGNKNWPSVLK